One window of Candidatus Tokpelaia hoelldoblerii genomic DNA carries:
- the dnaA gene encoding Chromosomal replication initiator protein DnaA (bhsal11380) has product MSSVKTDMDDYAVRDNLAGALSSSGPASGAALSVSADFSDEENQQMFNRVAAKLKVRVGAEAYSSWFGRLKLDEYSHNQVRLSVPTAFLRSWINNHYASLLNEIWKEECPSVLRIDVVVRSAAGRMMKPAASQPALDMEAAAPPRTGGISPVIRTEKSPLVSGSYVFGSPLDPRYTFDNFVEGVSNRVALAAAKTVAEAGNGGLRFNPLFIHASVGLGKTHLLQAIAAAALKRAASVRVVYLTAEYFMWRFATAIRDNNALSLKEQLRDIDLLIIDDMQFLQGKAIQNEFCHLLNTLLDSAKQVVVAADRPPAELESLDERVRSRLQGGVSLEMSAPDYEMRLEMLRRRLRLARKDDPGLRISEEVLAHIAQTVAGSGRDVEGAFNQLLFRQSFEPNLSIARIDEFLGHLARSGEVKRIRIEEIQRVVARHYNVTKQDLLSNRRTRSIVKPRQVAMYLAKMMTPRSLPEIGRRFGGRDHTTVLHAVRKIEDLVGGDQKLGQELELLKRLISEQAL; this is encoded by the coding sequence ATGAGCAGTGTAAAGACAGATATGGATGACTATGCAGTCCGGGATAATCTGGCCGGAGCATTATCATCTTCAGGACCTGCTTCAGGTGCCGCACTTTCTGTCAGTGCGGATTTTTCCGATGAAGAGAATCAGCAGATGTTCAACCGCGTTGCGGCAAAACTGAAAGTGCGTGTGGGGGCTGAGGCGTATTCCAGCTGGTTCGGTCGTTTGAAACTTGATGAATATTCGCATAATCAGGTGCGCCTGTCGGTGCCGACAGCGTTTTTACGCTCATGGATCAATAACCATTATGCCTCTTTGCTGAATGAAATCTGGAAAGAAGAATGTCCGTCCGTTCTGCGCATTGATGTTGTTGTACGCAGTGCTGCGGGGCGGATGATGAAACCGGCGGCTTCACAGCCGGCGCTTGATATGGAGGCTGCCGCTCCGCCACGCACGGGCGGTATTTCTCCTGTCATCAGAACAGAAAAGTCGCCGCTTGTTTCAGGTTCCTATGTCTTCGGTTCACCGCTTGATCCGCGCTATACGTTTGACAATTTTGTTGAAGGTGTTTCCAACCGTGTCGCTCTGGCGGCGGCAAAGACTGTGGCTGAAGCCGGTAACGGGGGATTGCGTTTCAACCCGTTGTTTATCCATGCCTCGGTTGGTCTGGGCAAAACCCATCTGTTGCAGGCGATCGCGGCTGCAGCGTTAAAACGTGCGGCATCAGTGCGGGTTGTCTATCTGACAGCAGAATATTTCATGTGGCGCTTTGCCACGGCGATTCGTGACAATAATGCGCTGTCCCTTAAAGAGCAGCTGCGCGATATTGACCTGCTGATTATTGATGATATGCAGTTTTTGCAGGGCAAGGCGATCCAGAATGAATTTTGCCATTTGCTCAACACCTTGCTTGACAGCGCCAAACAGGTGGTTGTCGCCGCTGACCGGCCGCCGGCAGAGCTGGAATCCCTTGATGAACGGGTGCGTTCGCGCCTGCAGGGCGGTGTTTCCCTTGAGATGAGCGCGCCTGATTATGAAATGCGCCTTGAAATGTTGCGCCGCCGTTTACGGTTGGCCCGGAAGGATGATCCCGGCCTGCGGATCAGTGAAGAGGTTCTGGCGCATATTGCGCAGACTGTCGCCGGTTCGGGGCGGGATGTGGAAGGGGCGTTCAATCAGCTGTTGTTCCGTCAGTCCTTTGAGCCGAATCTGTCCATTGCCCGCATTGATGAGTTTCTGGGCCATCTGGCGCGCAGCGGCGAGGTGAAACGGATCAGGATTGAAGAAATCCAGCGTGTTGTCGCCCGTCATTATAATGTTACCAAACAGGATCTGCTTTCCAACCGCCGCACCCGTTCCATCGTCAAGCCGCGCCAGGTCGCCATGTATCTGGCCAAGATGATGACACCGCGGTCCCTGCCGGAAATCGGCCGCCGTTTTGGCGGGCGTGACCACACAACCGTGCTGCATGCCGTGCGCAAGATTGAGGATCTGGTTGGCGGTGATCAGAAGCTTGGGCAGGAGCTGGAACTTCTCAAGCGTTTGATCAGTGAGCAGGCGCTTTAA
- the rpsT gene encoding 30S ribosomal protein S20 (bhsal11390), with product MANTASAKKAVRKIAARTEVNKARRSRVRTFIRKFEEAVVKGDKDAAQVAFKVVEPEVMRAVGKGVIHKNTAARKVSRLSKRLKALLA from the coding sequence ATGGCCAATACAGCTTCGGCTAAAAAGGCAGTGCGTAAAATTGCTGCCCGTACAGAGGTCAACAAGGCTCGTCGTTCACGGGTTCGTACATTTATCCGTAAGTTTGAAGAGGCCGTTGTCAAGGGTGACAAGGATGCAGCGCAGGTTGCTTTCAAGGTTGTTGAACCGGAAGTTATGCGCGCCGTCGGTAAGGGTGTTATTCATAAAAACACTGCTGCCCGCAAGGTTTCGCGCCTGTCCAAACGTTTGAAGGCGCTTCTGGCATAG
- a CDS encoding Aconitate hydratase (bhsal11400) codes for MSEIDSFKSRKILEVDNKEYVYYSLTEAEKNGLKGISRLPFSMKVLLENLLRFEDGRSVKKQDIENVARWLTDKGSAGAEIAYRPARVLMQDFTGVPAVVGLAAMRDAMVNLGGDPEKINPLVPVDLVIDHSVIVDDFGNPLAFKHNVELEYQRNGERYRFLKWGQQAFRSFRVVPPGTGICHQVNLEYLAQTVWTREEDGRQVAYPDTCVGTDSHTTMVNGLGVLGWGVGGIEAEAAMLGQPVSMLLPEVIGFRLKGKLKEGVTATDLVLTVTQMLRKKGVVGKFVEFFGPGLDHMTLADRATIGNMGPEYGATCGFFPVDGETVRYLTMTGRDEHRIKLVEAYARAQGMWREAGQAEPVFTDVLELDLGDVVTSMAGPKRPEGRMALEDVADGFTRALETEYKKTSGQEKRYAVEGEDFDLGHGDVAIAAITSCTNTSNPSVLIAAGLLARNAVARGLKSKPWVKTSLAPGSQVVEAYLANSGLQKDLDALGFNLVGFGCTTCIGNSGPLPPAISKTVNDKGLIAAAVLSGNRNFEGRVSPDVQANYLASPPLVVAHALAGTVRKDLTREPLGEGKDGKPVYLRDIWPTSKEIQEFIEKNVTRKLFTEKYADVFKGDENWQAVQVPEGETYAWDGNSTYVRNPPYFENMPKKPAPVADIENARILGLFGDKITTDHISPAGSIKVDSPAGKYLMDHGVKPADFNQYGTRRGNHEVMMRGTFANIRIRNFMLGENGREGGYTIHYPDAQEESIYDAAMQYRKAGVPLVVFAGVEYGNGSSRDWAAKGTSLLGVRAVIAQSFERIHRSNLVGMGIVPFVFEDGESWKSLGFKGDETVTIEGLNDIKPRQKTVAKVTFADGAVKDIPILCRVDTLDELDYLRNGGILQYVLRHLL; via the coding sequence ATGTCGGAAATTGATAGCTTTAAAAGCCGCAAAATTCTTGAAGTTGATAATAAGGAATATGTTTATTACAGTTTGACCGAGGCGGAAAAAAACGGACTTAAAGGCATTTCCCGCCTGCCTTTTTCAATGAAAGTGCTTTTGGAGAATCTCCTGCGTTTTGAAGACGGCCGCTCGGTCAAAAAACAGGATATTGAAAATGTCGCCAGATGGCTGACGGATAAAGGCAGCGCCGGCGCGGAAATTGCTTATCGTCCGGCGCGTGTTCTGATGCAGGACTTTACCGGTGTGCCGGCGGTGGTCGGCCTTGCCGCCATGCGCGACGCCATGGTGAATCTGGGCGGGGATCCGGAAAAAATCAACCCGCTGGTGCCGGTTGATCTGGTGATTGACCACTCGGTTATCGTTGACGATTTCGGCAATCCGCTGGCATTCAAACACAATGTCGAGCTTGAATATCAGCGCAATGGCGAGCGCTACCGCTTCCTGAAATGGGGACAGCAGGCGTTCCGCAGTTTCCGCGTTGTGCCGCCCGGCACCGGTATCTGCCATCAGGTCAACCTTGAATATCTGGCCCAGACTGTCTGGACACGCGAGGAGGATGGCAGGCAGGTCGCCTATCCCGATACCTGTGTCGGTACGGATTCCCACACAACGATGGTCAACGGTCTTGGTGTGCTTGGCTGGGGTGTCGGCGGTATTGAGGCTGAAGCCGCCATGCTCGGCCAGCCGGTTTCCATGCTGCTGCCGGAAGTGATCGGTTTCCGCCTCAAGGGCAAGTTGAAAGAGGGCGTAACCGCAACGGATCTGGTGCTGACTGTAACACAGATGCTGCGCAAGAAGGGCGTTGTCGGCAAGTTTGTCGAGTTTTTTGGCCCCGGTCTTGACCATATGACCCTGGCTGACCGGGCAACCATCGGCAATATGGGGCCGGAATACGGCGCGACCTGCGGCTTTTTCCCGGTTGATGGTGAAACTGTCCGTTATCTGACCATGACAGGGCGTGACGAGCACCGCATTAAACTGGTGGAAGCCTACGCGCGCGCGCAGGGGATGTGGCGTGAGGCCGGGCAGGCTGAACCGGTATTTACCGATGTGCTTGAACTGGACCTTGGTGATGTTGTAACCTCGATGGCCGGGCCGAAACGCCCCGAGGGCCGTATGGCGCTTGAAGATGTTGCCGATGGTTTTACCAGGGCGCTGGAAACTGAATATAAAAAGACCTCCGGTCAGGAAAAACGCTATGCTGTTGAAGGTGAGGATTTTGACCTTGGCCATGGTGATGTGGCGATTGCCGCTATCACGTCCTGCACCAACACGTCCAATCCCAGCGTTTTGATTGCCGCCGGCCTGTTGGCGCGCAATGCTGTCGCCAGGGGGTTAAAGAGCAAGCCATGGGTCAAAACGTCACTTGCGCCCGGTTCACAGGTGGTGGAAGCATATCTTGCCAACTCGGGGCTGCAGAAAGACCTTGATGCTCTTGGCTTCAATCTGGTGGGCTTTGGTTGCACCACCTGTATCGGCAACTCGGGGCCGCTGCCGCCGGCAATTTCCAAAACCGTCAATGACAAGGGGCTGATTGCCGCCGCTGTTCTTTCCGGCAACCGTAACTTTGAAGGCCGCGTATCTCCGGATGTGCAGGCGAACTATCTGGCTTCGCCACCGCTTGTTGTGGCACATGCGCTGGCTGGTACCGTACGCAAGGATCTGACCAGGGAGCCGCTGGGGGAAGGCAAGGACGGCAAGCCGGTTTATCTGCGTGATATCTGGCCGACCTCGAAAGAAATTCAGGAATTCATTGAGAAAAATGTCACCCGTAAACTGTTTACAGAAAAATATGCCGATGTGTTCAAGGGGGATGAAAACTGGCAGGCTGTGCAGGTGCCGGAAGGGGAAACCTACGCCTGGGATGGAAACTCGACCTATGTGCGCAATCCGCCCTATTTCGAGAATATGCCGAAAAAACCCGCTCCGGTTGCTGATATTGAGAATGCGCGGATTCTTGGCCTGTTTGGTGATAAAATCACCACTGACCATATTTCGCCTGCCGGTTCTATCAAGGTTGATTCCCCGGCTGGCAAATATCTGATGGATCATGGCGTAAAACCGGCGGACTTCAACCAGTACGGCACACGGCGCGGCAATCATGAAGTGATGATGCGCGGCACATTCGCCAATATCCGCATCCGCAATTTCATGCTGGGTGAAAACGGCCGCGAAGGCGGTTATACCATTCACTATCCTGACGCGCAGGAGGAATCGATCTACGATGCCGCTATGCAGTATAGAAAGGCCGGTGTGCCGCTGGTGGTGTTTGCCGGCGTTGAATATGGTAACGGTTCATCCCGTGACTGGGCAGCCAAGGGCACCAGCCTTCTGGGAGTGCGTGCGGTGATTGCGCAGTCGTTTGAGCGTATCCACCGTTCCAACCTTGTTGGCATGGGCATTGTGCCTTTTGTTTTTGAGGATGGCGAAAGTTGGAAATCGCTGGGCTTCAAGGGCGATGAAACGGTGACGATTGAGGGATTGAATGACATCAAGCCGCGCCAGAAAACAGTGGCGAAAGTCACTTTTGCCGATGGCGCAGTGAAAGACATTCCGATTCTGTGCCGTGTTGATACGCTGGATGAGCTTGATTACCTGCGCAATGGCGGTATTCTGCAATATGTGTTGCGCCATTTGCTGTAA
- a CDS encoding Hypothetical protein (bhsal11410) — protein sequence MPAVGVENSFGLNARSAVWEISFWDGSGNDCTRNHSTILTRAVMSVPASAAVVRTNSHVGN from the coding sequence ATGCCAGCGGTCGGTGTGGAAAACAGTTTTGGGCTGAATGCCAGATCTGCCGTCTGGGAGATTTCTTTTTGGGACGGAAGCGGAAATGACTGCACCCGCAATCACAGTACAATTTTGACACGTGCTGTGATGTCCGTTCCGGCGTCAGCCGCAGTAGTAAGGACGAACAGTCATGTCGGAAATTGA
- the ccmA gene encoding Heme exporter protein A (bhsal11420), with the protein MQLTGKNLAAQRGSMLLFSALDFRLSSGELATITGPNGIGKSTLLRILAGQGTKAAGTITLHEGETNLPLAPFSHYLGGKNAMKDTLSVMENLQFWASWLGARRKAAHSALDAVQLAHTGHLPFRVLSTGQKQRVAFARLLLAQRPLWLLDEPTSGLDEKARMLMTELLRQHLTSGGMIVAATHLPLGYRPDSTINLPEYAP; encoded by the coding sequence ATGCAGCTTACGGGTAAAAATCTGGCAGCACAGCGCGGGAGCATGCTTCTGTTCTCGGCGCTTGACTTCCGCCTTTCCTCCGGCGAGCTTGCGACCATTACCGGCCCGAACGGCATTGGCAAATCGACCCTGCTGCGCATTCTTGCAGGCCAGGGCACAAAGGCGGCCGGAACAATTACCCTGCATGAGGGGGAAACAAACTTGCCGCTTGCCCCGTTCAGCCATTATCTTGGCGGCAAAAACGCCATGAAAGATACTTTGAGTGTCATGGAAAACCTGCAATTCTGGGCTTCATGGCTTGGCGCGCGACGCAAAGCAGCACACTCTGCCCTTGACGCTGTCCAGCTTGCGCATACGGGACACCTACCGTTCCGGGTGCTTTCCACCGGCCAGAAACAGCGCGTGGCCTTTGCCCGCCTGCTGCTGGCGCAACGGCCTTTGTGGCTGCTTGACGAGCCGACTTCCGGCCTTGATGAGAAAGCCCGCATGCTGATGACGGAGTTGCTGCGCCAGCATCTCACATCCGGCGGCATGATTGTCGCCGCCACGCATCTGCCGCTGGGATACAGGCCGGACAGCACGATCAACCTGCCGGAGTATGCGCCATGA
- the ccmB gene encoding Heme exporter protein B (bhsal11430), whose product MISLFLRDLRLGFRAGDRLAGSLVFFLAVITITPFALGTENGILAHTGAGMIWIAALLAILLGLEQLFASDHADGSLEIMVRETDFPALAGMVAVKCLAHWASHVLPLIIITPLLAVFLQMEPEMIGATALSLLLGTPAIIFIGAAGAALTVSLPRGGVLTAIITLPLVIPVVIFGVTAIHAFHTGQNAAQPLLFLSGLSLFFAVIGSAAAAAALKYMVE is encoded by the coding sequence ATGATCTCTCTTTTTCTGCGTGATCTGCGTCTCGGCTTTCGTGCTGGCGACCGGCTGGCCGGCAGTCTTGTGTTTTTTCTCGCTGTTATCACCATCACACCCTTTGCGCTGGGGACGGAAAACGGCATTCTTGCCCACACTGGCGCAGGCATGATATGGATTGCCGCCCTGCTCGCCATACTGCTCGGCCTTGAGCAATTATTTGCCAGCGACCATGCAGACGGCTCGCTGGAAATCATGGTGCGGGAAACCGATTTTCCGGCCCTTGCCGGCATGGTGGCCGTCAAATGTCTGGCGCACTGGGCAAGCCATGTTCTGCCGCTCATTATCATCACCCCTCTGCTGGCGGTATTTCTGCAAATGGAGCCGGAGATGATTGGCGCAACGGCCCTGAGCCTCCTGCTTGGCACACCGGCGATCATCTTTATCGGCGCCGCAGGAGCAGCACTGACAGTTTCCCTGCCGCGTGGCGGTGTTCTCACCGCGATTATCACGCTGCCGCTGGTGATTCCGGTGGTTATTTTCGGCGTCACCGCGATCCATGCTTTCCATACCGGACAAAACGCGGCACAACCGCTGCTTTTTCTGTCCGGTCTCAGTTTGTTTTTTGCTGTCATCGGCTCGGCAGCCGCCGCAGCGGCACTTAAATATATGGTGGAGTAG
- the ccmC gene encoding Heme exporter protein CcmC (bhsal11440), with protein sequence MTRNKKPRWRNAILKQAIPARFMRLSACFLAPLSLLALIALVAGLYLASHVQGDYQQGITVTIMFIHVPLAWAAMLCYTLMFPAAIIALAWRQPLADIALKAAAPLGATFTALALVTGSLWGKPTWGTFWSWDGRLVSMLILLLFYLAIIIASRAFENERSSAIVAAIITLVGFINIPIIRFSVEWWHSLHQKSSFTRAGSAIHSSYLAPLGTMALAIALIFALFQLMAMRNEIVRRQIIAAQYKAARQAGKG encoded by the coding sequence ATGACGCGCAACAAAAAACCCCGCTGGCGCAACGCCATTCTAAAACAAGCAATACCGGCGCGCTTCATGCGCCTTTCCGCCTGTTTCCTTGCCCCGCTCTCCTTGCTGGCGCTGATTGCGCTTGTTGCAGGACTCTATCTCGCCTCTCACGTGCAGGGCGACTATCAGCAAGGCATAACCGTCACCATCATGTTTATTCATGTGCCGCTCGCCTGGGCCGCCATGCTCTGCTACACGCTGATGTTTCCCGCTGCCATTATCGCGCTTGCCTGGCGCCAGCCGCTTGCCGATATTGCACTGAAAGCCGCCGCCCCTCTTGGCGCGACATTCACCGCACTGGCGCTGGTAACCGGTTCGCTATGGGGCAAACCGACATGGGGCACCTTCTGGAGCTGGGACGGACGGCTTGTCTCCATGCTCATCCTGCTGCTTTTCTACCTTGCCATTATCATTGCCTCACGCGCCTTTGAAAATGAAAGATCATCCGCCATTGTCGCCGCCATCATCACACTTGTCGGCTTTATCAATATCCCGATTATCCGGTTTTCTGTCGAATGGTGGCACAGCCTGCACCAGAAATCCTCCTTCACCCGGGCAGGCTCGGCGATTCATTCCAGCTATCTTGCGCCGCTGGGCACCATGGCGCTGGCGATTGCGCTGATTTTCGCGCTGTTTCAGCTGATGGCCATGCGCAATGAAATTGTGCGCAGGCAGATTATCGCCGCGCAATATAAAGCCGCACGCCAGGCAGGAAAGGGCTGA
- the ccmD gene encoding Heme exporter protein D (bhsal11450) has protein sequence MSHLTFVLASYGVAAFGLAAVFIWLLADGHRQRTALKQLQNHIKQQEQTK, from the coding sequence ATGTCACACCTGACCTTTGTTCTGGCAAGTTATGGCGTGGCGGCGTTTGGCCTTGCTGCGGTTTTTATCTGGCTTCTTGCTGATGGCCACCGGCAGCGCACAGCGTTAAAACAGTTGCAAAACCACATCAAGCAGCAGGAACAGACAAAATGA
- a CDS encoding Periplasmic protein thiol:disulfide oxidoreductase, DsbE subfamily (bhsal11460) produces MTASRTPEPRRLKLLAPLAAFAGFVIFAITGLFMQNSDLPSAFIGRQAPQTPLPALMDGEQDFNPQDFRGRVTLVNFWGSWCPPCREEHPVLMQLAREKTFDLVGVNYADRRTNALRFLSSFGNPYKTTGHDPTSKTAIEWGVYGPPETFVLGKDGTVLYRHIGVLTGDVITSTLRPIIETANAQ; encoded by the coding sequence ATGACCGCTTCCCGCACCCCAGAACCGCGCCGTCTCAAATTGCTTGCACCATTGGCGGCCTTTGCCGGTTTTGTCATCTTTGCCATAACCGGCCTTTTCATGCAAAATTCCGATCTGCCTTCCGCTTTTATCGGCAGGCAAGCGCCGCAAACACCCCTGCCCGCACTGATGGATGGAGAGCAGGACTTCAACCCGCAGGATTTTCGCGGACGGGTGACACTTGTCAATTTCTGGGGGTCGTGGTGCCCGCCCTGCCGTGAGGAACATCCGGTCCTGATGCAGCTGGCGCGGGAAAAAACTTTTGACCTTGTCGGGGTGAATTATGCCGACCGCCGCACCAACGCCCTGCGTTTCCTAAGCAGCTTCGGCAATCCGTATAAAACAACCGGCCATGACCCGACCAGTAAAACAGCCATTGAATGGGGCGTTTACGGCCCGCCGGAAACCTTTGTGCTCGGCAAAGACGGCACAGTGCTTTACCGCCACATCGGTGTATTGACCGGTGATGTTATCACCAGCACACTGCGCCCGATCATTGAAACAGCAAATGCACAATAG
- a CDS encoding RimK domain-containing protein ATP-grasp (bhsal11470) gives MARSVILAAKVSDVDNRAVPCKVLSHRDYLSHPALLASERPRLINLSHVYRYRSRAYYASLLAEARGHRIIPSVETIIDLSERRLYENSIPELEAMLNKVVIDEAGTMPELLRVYFGIAEDARFDKFAKLLFDWYRAPALEVAIKPGKSARIARIGFANWQKLDKPGKAAFYQAMERYSTGVWREARPKEPPRWTFATLCDPNEELPPTSVSSLKHWARIAARLGVEVEPISARDLSKLANYDALFIRETTDISNHTYRFARRAMQEGMPVIDDPVSMIRCTNKVYLDELMRANNLPVPETLMISGMDDLPRIADILSFPLVVKIPDSSYSRGVKRVATMEEFRELVTLWLKDSDILLAQKYMPTTFDWRVGVLGGKPLFVCQYMMARYHWQIVKHNSGGKPPREGAAKAFSLADAPPDVLDIGLKAANCIGDGLYGVDLKQTDDGIFVIEVNDNPNLEHGYEDAAEKDDVWLQLTQWFITRLEKKFAR, from the coding sequence ATGGCACGTTCCGTTATACTGGCTGCAAAAGTTTCTGATGTCGATAACAGGGCGGTTCCCTGCAAGGTGCTGTCACATCGTGATTATCTTTCTCATCCGGCCTTGCTTGCCTCTGAGCGCCCGCGCCTTATCAATCTGTCGCATGTCTATCGCTATCGCAGCCGTGCTTATTATGCCTCGCTTTTGGCGGAAGCGCGCGGCCACCGTATTATCCCGTCTGTCGAAACAATTATTGATTTGTCCGAGCGCCGCCTTTACGAAAATTCCATTCCGGAACTGGAAGCGATGCTGAACAAGGTTGTTATCGATGAAGCCGGCACAATGCCGGAGCTTTTGCGGGTTTACTTCGGCATTGCCGAAGATGCGCGGTTTGACAAATTTGCCAAGCTGCTGTTTGACTGGTACCGCGCCCCCGCTCTGGAAGTGGCGATTAAACCCGGCAAGTCAGCGCGAATCGCCCGTATCGGCTTTGCCAATTGGCAAAAACTGGATAAGCCCGGCAAGGCGGCTTTTTATCAGGCGATGGAGCGTTACAGCACGGGTGTCTGGCGTGAGGCGCGGCCCAAGGAACCGCCGCGCTGGACCTTTGCCACCTTGTGTGACCCGAATGAGGAATTGCCGCCGACTTCAGTCAGTTCGCTTAAACACTGGGCACGCATTGCCGCGCGGCTCGGGGTGGAGGTGGAGCCGATCAGCGCAAGGGATTTGTCGAAACTCGCCAATTATGACGCTCTTTTCATCCGTGAGACCACCGATATATCCAATCACACCTATCGTTTTGCCCGCCGCGCCATGCAGGAAGGTATGCCGGTGATTGATGATCCGGTGTCGATGATCCGCTGCACCAACAAGGTGTATCTGGATGAGCTGATGCGCGCCAACAATCTGCCGGTACCGGAAACATTGATGATTTCCGGTATGGATGATCTGCCCCGCATTGCTGATATTTTAAGTTTTCCGCTGGTGGTGAAAATTCCCGATTCGTCCTATTCACGCGGGGTGAAGCGGGTTGCAACCATGGAAGAGTTCAGGGAGCTTGTCACTTTGTGGCTCAAGGACAGTGATATTCTGCTGGCGCAGAAATATATGCCGACCACCTTTGACTGGCGCGTGGGCGTGCTGGGCGGCAAACCGCTGTTTGTCTGCCAGTATATGATGGCGCGTTATCATTGGCAGATTGTCAAGCACAATAGCGGCGGAAAACCGCCGCGTGAAGGTGCGGCAAAGGCTTTTTCGCTTGCTGACGCACCGCCTGATGTGCTCGATATCGGCCTGAAAGCGGCCAACTGCATTGGTGACGGGCTTTATGGCGTGGATTTGAAACAGACGGATGACGGCATTTTTGTCATTGAAGTCAACGACAATCCCAACCTTGAGCATGGCTATGAAGATGCGGCGGAAAAGGATGACGTCTGGCTGCAACTGACGCAATGGTTTATCACCCGGCTTGAGAAAAAATTCGCCCGTTAA
- a CDS encoding GCN5-related N-acetyltransferase (bhsal11480) yields MFIRPATVDDIDRLLFIEKHSFESDQISRRSFRSLMASATARIIVVEREEDDELVGYAVILFRQKTALARLYSIAVLKETARSGAGSLLLREAERVAFDEGRVFMRLEVREDNERAIALYKRFNYRPIGKYLKYYENRIDALRFEKILRGDTPVETAVPYYQQTTDFTCGAACLMMALHYFRPDIKMTPVLEIRLWRHATTVFMLSGMGGCEPFGLAVEARRAGLKAEIFVSDDAFLFLNSVRDPEKRKVMELAQTDFRNEAKRLEIPVNNRAFMVNDIRAAIAQGAVVLVLISFYHIFGQKIPHWVLAHGDDGRHILIHDPWVEEEEGETIADTANLPLNYEIFDQIARYGKNNLRAAVVLEKN; encoded by the coding sequence ATGTTCATACGACCGGCAACTGTTGATGATATTGATCGATTGCTGTTTATCGAAAAGCATTCTTTTGAGTCTGATCAGATCTCACGCCGCTCTTTTCGCTCCCTTATGGCCAGTGCCACGGCACGCATTATCGTTGTCGAGCGTGAGGAGGATGATGAACTGGTCGGCTACGCGGTTATTTTGTTTCGTCAGAAAACAGCACTGGCGCGGCTTTATTCCATTGCTGTTTTGAAAGAGACAGCCCGTTCGGGTGCGGGCAGCCTGCTGCTGCGTGAGGCGGAACGGGTGGCCTTTGACGAGGGGAGGGTTTTTATGCGCCTGGAGGTGCGCGAGGATAACGAGCGCGCCATTGCGCTTTACAAGCGTTTTAACTACCGCCCGATTGGCAAATATCTCAAATATTATGAAAACCGCATTGATGCGCTGCGGTTTGAAAAAATCCTGCGCGGAGACACGCCGGTTGAAACAGCGGTGCCCTATTATCAGCAAACCACTGATTTTACCTGCGGGGCGGCCTGCCTGATGATGGCGCTGCACTATTTCAGGCCGGACATAAAAATGACGCCGGTGCTGGAGATCCGCCTGTGGCGACACGCCACAACGGTGTTTATGCTGTCCGGTATGGGCGGATGTGAGCCTTTCGGTCTGGCTGTGGAAGCGCGCCGCGCCGGTTTGAAGGCTGAAATTTTTGTCTCCGATGATGCGTTTTTGTTTTTAAATTCGGTGCGCGATCCGGAAAAGCGTAAAGTTATGGAATTGGCGCAGACGGACTTTCGCAATGAGGCAAAACGGCTGGAAATTCCGGTGAATAACCGTGCTTTCATGGTCAATGATATCCGTGCGGCCATCGCGCAGGGCGCGGTGGTGCTGGTGCTTATCAGCTTCTACCATATATTCGGGCAAAAAATTCCCCATTGGGTTCTTGCCCATGGTGATGACGGGCGACACATATTGATCCATGACCCATGGGTTGAGGAAGAAGAAGGAGAAACCATCGCTGATACGGCCAATCTTCCCTTGAACTATGAAATTTTTGATCAAATTGCCCGCTATGGCAAAAACAATTTGCGGGCGGCTGTTGTTCTGGAGAAAAACTGA